The following coding sequences are from one Reyranella humidisoli window:
- a CDS encoding universal stress protein, producing the protein MGFKTILVHCDAAPEAGRRLALAAGMAQRESAHLVGVHARPPLQVSAFFEGGVAMDALFTSYDAALKAEAGTAKAAFESTVRGRQLSHEWRVADGYIDAVLASQARYADLLVIGQADPDAGTSTPTDLPEAVALSAGRPCLVVPRAGAERTPGTNVLLCWNASRESARAAADALPLLRGAKKVTILVVDPRSSPDGHGAEPGADVAAWLARHGVAVTVLREVAADNDVGGVILSRASDVDADLIVMGLYGHGRMREMILGGASRAVLARTTVPLFVSH; encoded by the coding sequence ATGGGTTTCAAGACCATTCTCGTTCACTGCGATGCGGCCCCCGAGGCCGGCAGGCGCCTCGCCCTTGCGGCCGGAATGGCCCAACGGGAGTCGGCGCACCTGGTCGGCGTGCATGCGCGACCGCCCCTCCAGGTATCCGCCTTCTTCGAAGGCGGCGTCGCCATGGACGCGCTGTTCACGAGCTACGATGCCGCCCTCAAGGCGGAGGCCGGCACCGCCAAGGCCGCCTTCGAAAGCACCGTCAGGGGGCGCCAGCTTTCCCACGAATGGCGGGTCGCCGACGGTTACATCGACGCCGTTCTCGCCAGCCAGGCACGATATGCAGATCTTCTGGTCATCGGACAGGCTGATCCTGATGCCGGAACATCGACCCCGACCGACCTGCCGGAGGCCGTTGCCCTGTCGGCCGGACGGCCCTGCCTCGTCGTTCCGCGCGCCGGTGCCGAAAGGACACCGGGTACGAACGTCCTGCTTTGCTGGAACGCATCGCGCGAAAGCGCGCGGGCGGCGGCCGATGCGCTGCCTCTCCTGCGCGGTGCCAAGAAGGTGACGATCCTGGTCGTCGATCCCCGCAGTTCCCCCGATGGCCACGGCGCCGAGCCGGGCGCCGACGTCGCGGCATGGCTGGCGCGCCACGGTGTTGCGGTGACGGTGCTGCGGGAGGTCGCCGCGGACAATGACGTCGGCGGCGTGATCCTTTCACGGGCCTCGGACGTCGATGCCGATCTGATCGTCATGGGGCTCTACGGGCATGGCCGGATGCGCGAAATGATCCTCGGAGGCGCCAGCCGGGCGGTGCTCGCCCGAACGACCGTTCCGCTCTTCGTCTCCCATTGA
- a CDS encoding SGNH/GDSL hydrolase family protein — MSKFLRSLGLLGLLVVAGAAFWLVRIDELKAAGPRTDYFLYLVALLVAGILVARWPRLSGTLLVLACVEFAWGLGSWALSPPGSPSLLPSVSHEPPRFEWHPVLQAAPVPGLSFKSATGLAIRHSSQGTRGRDPDPARLAGSGVVATFGGSATYDIGNGEGDTWPERLDEALRDDRLLVVNHGVPGYTTAEHVLQTAFYPEKFGKAPRCAIYFVGWNDLRNAHIPNLDPAYADFHLPSQVDSLKVRRVGGSNVTISPLLTVLARLVSAEVDTVRYAKDPYALQPAGGSDPAQAAIFERNIRAISAINRTRGTPTLWVGQVVNRDRLKGDGLYGWLPRVRDRDLWPLLQQSNALLERTAKALGDTYVALPADAFGAADFVDEGHFSAAGARRLAALLAPVVRETCR, encoded by the coding sequence GTGTCGAAGTTCCTCCGTTCCCTTGGCCTCCTGGGCCTTCTCGTCGTGGCCGGCGCCGCCTTCTGGCTGGTCCGGATCGACGAATTGAAGGCTGCTGGTCCGCGCACCGACTACTTCCTCTATCTCGTCGCCCTGCTGGTGGCCGGAATACTCGTGGCCCGCTGGCCGCGCCTTTCGGGAACGCTGCTCGTGCTGGCCTGTGTCGAGTTCGCCTGGGGACTCGGCTCATGGGCATTATCGCCCCCGGGATCGCCCTCGCTGCTGCCCTCGGTCAGCCACGAACCTCCGCGTTTCGAGTGGCATCCCGTTTTGCAGGCAGCGCCCGTTCCGGGGCTCTCCTTCAAGAGCGCGACCGGCCTTGCCATCCGTCACTCATCGCAGGGCACGCGCGGTCGCGATCCCGATCCCGCGCGGCTGGCGGGGAGCGGCGTCGTGGCGACCTTCGGCGGTTCGGCGACCTACGATATCGGCAACGGCGAGGGGGATACCTGGCCCGAGCGGCTGGACGAGGCGTTGCGCGACGACCGGTTGCTCGTCGTCAATCACGGTGTGCCGGGCTATACGACGGCGGAGCATGTGCTGCAGACCGCCTTCTATCCGGAGAAGTTCGGCAAGGCGCCGCGGTGCGCGATCTACTTCGTGGGCTGGAACGACCTGCGCAACGCGCACATTCCCAACCTCGATCCGGCCTATGCCGACTTCCACCTGCCGAGCCAGGTCGATTCGCTGAAGGTGCGCCGGGTGGGTGGCTCCAACGTCACGATCTCACCGCTGCTCACGGTACTGGCGCGCCTCGTCTCGGCCGAGGTCGACACGGTGCGCTACGCCAAGGATCCCTACGCGCTGCAGCCCGCCGGCGGGTCGGATCCCGCGCAGGCGGCGATCTTCGAGCGCAACATCCGCGCGATCTCTGCCATCAACCGCACGCGTGGCACGCCGACCCTCTGGGTCGGACAGGTCGTCAACCGCGATCGGCTGAAGGGCGATGGCCTGTACGGCTGGCTGCCCCGTGTTCGCGATCGCGATCTCTGGCCGTTACTGCAGCAATCGAACGCCCTGCTCGAACGGACGGCGAAGGCGCTGGGCGACACCTATGTGGCGCTGCCCGCCGATGCCTTCGGAGCAGCCGACTTCGTCGACGAAGGACATTTCTCCGCCGCCGGCGCGCGTCGCCTCGCGGCGCTCCTGGCGCCCGTCGTGCGGGAGACTTGCCGCTAG
- a CDS encoding peroxiredoxin, translating to MAKVGDKVPSATLRTMGPEGPKAVTTEELFAPGKKVVAFALPGAFTPTCSAKHVPGFVAEAAALKAKGVDTIACISVNDAFVMGAWGKDQKAGDSVMMLGDGNAEFTQAMGLTMDGSKFGLGTRSQRYAMVVEDGVIKHLFVEKPGAFEVSAADYVLKNL from the coding sequence ATGGCGAAAGTCGGAGACAAGGTCCCCAGCGCCACGCTGCGCACCATGGGCCCTGAAGGCCCCAAGGCCGTGACCACCGAAGAGCTTTTCGCACCCGGCAAGAAGGTCGTCGCCTTCGCGCTGCCCGGCGCGTTTACCCCCACTTGTTCAGCAAAGCACGTGCCCGGGTTCGTGGCCGAAGCAGCTGCTCTGAAGGCGAAGGGTGTCGACACCATCGCCTGTATTTCCGTGAACGACGCGTTCGTGATGGGCGCATGGGGCAAGGACCAGAAGGCCGGCGACTCGGTGATGATGCTGGGCGATGGCAATGCCGAGTTCACGCAGGCGATGGGTCTGACGATGGACGGTTCCAAGTTTGGCCTCGGCACGCGCAGCCAGCGCTATGCCATGGTCGTCGAGGACGGCGTCATCAAGCACCTGTTCGTCGAGAAGCCCGGCGCCTTCGAGGTCTCCGCAGCCGACTACGTGCTGAAGAACCTCTAG
- a CDS encoding 2OG-Fe(II) oxygenase family protein produces the protein MENSFVTLLRGDPAPRFQAATEGNPRYIFDTVAGRYVVLCFHVSGGTPGGAAALAAVAAHRQMFDDERICFFGVSLDPSDRDTGRVRQDLPGIRHFWDFDGQVSKAYGALPREAAAGTQVEVRQFWVVLDPTLRVLEIIPFKPGGADCAELFAFLDALPPPHLHTGGALQAPVLVLPNVFEPAFCRGLISLHEVTGGRDTGFMNEVDGKTVERVDPARKRRRDCLVEDQKIILAIQQRIKRRIVPEIARLHFFDATRIERYLVGCYTAEDGGHFAAHRDNTTKGTAHRRFAVSINLNEDFDGGEVSFPEYGPRGFKPPPGGAVVFSCSLMHAVSPVSRGRRYAFLPFLYDEAAARIREANNQFLDPSVGTYRNVS, from the coding sequence ATGGAAAACAGCTTCGTCACGCTTCTGCGGGGAGATCCCGCGCCTCGCTTCCAGGCCGCGACCGAGGGCAATCCGCGCTACATCTTCGACACGGTGGCGGGGCGGTACGTCGTGCTCTGCTTCCATGTGTCGGGTGGGACGCCCGGCGGCGCCGCCGCGCTCGCCGCCGTGGCCGCCCATCGGCAAATGTTCGACGACGAGCGCATCTGCTTCTTCGGCGTGTCCCTCGATCCGTCGGACCGCGATACCGGTCGCGTCCGGCAGGACCTGCCGGGCATCCGCCATTTCTGGGATTTCGACGGCCAGGTTTCCAAGGCCTATGGCGCGCTGCCGCGCGAGGCGGCGGCCGGCACGCAGGTCGAGGTGCGGCAATTCTGGGTCGTGCTCGATCCGACCCTGAGGGTGCTTGAGATCATTCCCTTCAAGCCCGGTGGCGCCGACTGCGCCGAACTGTTCGCCTTTCTCGACGCCCTGCCGCCGCCCCACCTGCACACGGGCGGGGCGCTGCAGGCGCCCGTGCTCGTCCTGCCGAACGTGTTCGAACCGGCGTTCTGCCGCGGCCTCATCTCTCTGCACGAAGTGACGGGCGGCCGTGACACGGGCTTCATGAACGAAGTCGACGGGAAGACCGTGGAAAGGGTCGATCCCGCACGCAAGCGGCGGCGCGACTGCCTCGTCGAGGACCAGAAGATCATCCTGGCCATCCAGCAGCGCATCAAGCGGCGGATCGTGCCAGAGATCGCGCGCCTCCACTTCTTCGACGCGACGCGGATCGAACGCTATCTGGTCGGCTGCTACACGGCCGAGGATGGCGGGCACTTCGCCGCCCATCGCGACAACACGACCAAGGGCACGGCGCATCGTCGTTTCGCAGTCTCGATCAACCTCAATGAAGATTTCGACGGCGGCGAAGTGAGCTTCCCCGAATATGGCCCACGCGGCTTCAAGCCGCCGCCCGGTGGCGCTGTGGTGTTCTCCTGCTCCCTCATGCATGCCGTCTCGCCGGTGTCGCGCGGGCGTCGCTACGCCTTCCTCCCGTTCCTGTACGACGAGGCGGCGGCCCGAATCCGCGAGGCCAACAACCAGTTCCTCGATCCGTCGGTCGGGACGTACCGGAACGTCTCCTAG
- a CDS encoding DUF992 domain-containing protein, translated as MFARTFGVSAAIAVLAALAAPASAQTKSGVNAGSLTCTVSGGVGFVFGSSKDLTCLFSRSNGVAERYTGTVKKFGLDVGFTKEAQIVWLVFAPGSLSAGALAGVYAGATASAAVGAGVGANVLVGGSNNQVSLQPVSVEGSVGLNVAAGIAEVELRAAK; from the coding sequence ATGTTCGCCCGCACTTTCGGTGTATCGGCCGCAATAGCTGTTCTCGCCGCTCTCGCTGCTCCGGCCTCGGCGCAGACGAAGTCCGGCGTCAATGCCGGATCGCTCACCTGCACCGTCTCCGGCGGCGTCGGTTTCGTGTTCGGCTCGTCCAAGGACCTCACCTGTCTGTTCAGCCGCAGCAACGGCGTGGCGGAGCGCTACACGGGTACCGTCAAGAAATTCGGCCTGGACGTCGGTTTCACCAAGGAGGCGCAGATCGTCTGGCTGGTGTTCGCCCCCGGTAGCCTCTCGGCCGGCGCGCTGGCGGGCGTCTATGCCGGCGCGACCGCCTCGGCCGCGGTCGGAGCGGGTGTCGGCGCCAATGTCCTGGTCGGGGGCAGCAACAACCAGGTTTCATTGCAACCGGTCAGTGTCGAGGGAAGCGTGGGCCTGAACGTGGCGGCCGGCATCGCCGAGGTGGAGCTACGAGCCGCGAAGTAG
- a CDS encoding SDR family NAD(P)-dependent oxidoreductase, producing MASPSRVILITGASSGIGAATARALAAPDTGLALHARRNRAGLERVSGFATGAGAQTLLLEGDLAETGTAARLVDETVKKFGHLDVIVSNAGFANRTQVGELDRATWDASQNAMTAAFFELATAAKPWLLKAGAAGRLVGVSSFVAHAFARGLMTFPASAAAKAGVEAFAKAFAVDIAGSGATVNCVAPGFIEKDPDAHAAVPRTGMEKVNQSIPMGRYGKPAEVAALIAFLCSPAASYITGQTVHVNGGVTL from the coding sequence ATGGCTTCTCCGTCCCGCGTCATCCTCATCACCGGTGCCTCGTCGGGCATCGGCGCCGCAACCGCCCGCGCACTGGCCGCGCCCGACACCGGGCTCGCCCTGCATGCGCGCCGCAATCGCGCGGGGCTCGAGCGGGTCTCGGGCTTCGCGACCGGCGCGGGTGCCCAGACGCTTCTGCTCGAAGGCGACCTGGCCGAAACCGGTACGGCGGCGCGCCTGGTCGACGAGACGGTGAAGAAGTTCGGCCATCTCGACGTGATCGTCAGCAACGCGGGCTTCGCCAACCGAACCCAGGTCGGCGAACTCGACCGCGCGACGTGGGATGCCAGCCAGAACGCCATGACGGCGGCCTTCTTCGAACTGGCGACGGCCGCCAAGCCGTGGCTGCTCAAGGCGGGCGCCGCCGGCCGCCTGGTCGGCGTCTCGTCCTTCGTGGCACATGCCTTCGCGCGTGGCCTCATGACCTTCCCGGCCTCGGCTGCGGCCAAGGCCGGCGTCGAAGCCTTCGCCAAGGCCTTTGCGGTGGACATTGCGGGCTCTGGGGCGACGGTGAACTGCGTCGCGCCCGGCTTCATCGAGAAGGATCCCGACGCGCACGCCGCCGTGCCGCGCACCGGCATGGAGAAGGTGAACCAGTCGATCCCGATGGGCCGCTACGGCAAGCCCGCGGAAGTGGCGGCGCTGATCGCCTTCCTCTGCTCGCCGGCCGCCAGCTACATCACCGGCCAGACGGTGCATGTGAACGGCGGCGTCACCTTGTAG
- a CDS encoding YqgE/AlgH family protein, whose protein sequence is MPGSSSPAATLVGRFLVAAPSMPDERFQKSVVFICKHDDDGALGIIVNNKVDDLPLGQVYKQLGIAVPKTVADWPVLFGGPVETSRGLVLHSADYKRDETLLIDGGMALTASLEILKDMAGGSGPKNAWLALGHSGWAPGQLDREMQDNAWLVVDGDAALVFDIDLAAKWQRALDRLGRGGPGAKFDLASFSPQSGRA, encoded by the coding sequence ATGCCCGGGTCTAGCTCCCCCGCCGCCACACTGGTTGGCCGCTTCCTGGTAGCCGCGCCGTCGATGCCCGACGAGCGCTTCCAGAAGAGTGTCGTTTTCATCTGCAAGCACGACGACGACGGCGCGCTCGGCATCATCGTGAACAACAAGGTCGACGACCTGCCGCTGGGACAGGTCTACAAGCAGCTCGGAATCGCCGTGCCGAAGACCGTGGCCGACTGGCCGGTCCTGTTCGGCGGACCGGTCGAGACGTCGCGCGGGCTCGTGCTGCATTCCGCCGACTACAAGCGCGACGAAACCCTTCTGATCGACGGCGGCATGGCGCTCACGGCCTCCCTCGAGATCCTCAAGGACATGGCCGGCGGCAGCGGGCCGAAGAATGCCTGGCTCGCCCTCGGCCATTCCGGCTGGGCGCCCGGCCAGCTCGACCGCGAAATGCAGGACAATGCCTGGCTGGTGGTGGACGGCGATGCGGCGCTCGTGTTCGACATCGACCTGGCCGCCAAGTGGCAGCGCGCACTCGACAGGCTGGGCCGCGGCGGCCCGGGCGCCAAGTTCGACCTCGCATCCTTTTCGCCTCAGTCCGGACGAGCTTGA
- a CDS encoding HdeD family acid-resistance protein, producing the protein MSPDRDESVPTAVPTDDPPLLKWRGIAAIAFAALVFFWPHLAAVHLVYLWGGYSLVDGLLTWAVAIRGGPGTPRVWLGLMGGAGVACAASVIVAPELVGRYLVPLVSAWAVCTGLLQLWIALKIRGAVERGWVVSLDGLGAIAFGLGLLLFYRFEFEAFVWMIGIFSGMLGALFLLAHAWLDG; encoded by the coding sequence GTGTCTCCGGATCGCGACGAGAGTGTACCGACGGCGGTGCCGACCGACGATCCTCCGCTGCTGAAGTGGCGGGGGATCGCGGCCATCGCCTTCGCGGCGCTCGTCTTCTTCTGGCCGCACCTGGCGGCCGTCCACCTGGTCTATCTGTGGGGCGGCTACTCCCTCGTCGATGGTCTTCTCACGTGGGCAGTGGCCATCAGGGGCGGACCGGGTACGCCGCGGGTCTGGCTGGGCTTGATGGGAGGCGCGGGCGTTGCCTGCGCCGCTTCCGTGATCGTGGCGCCCGAACTCGTGGGCCGCTATCTGGTGCCGCTGGTTTCGGCCTGGGCCGTGTGTACCGGCCTGCTGCAGCTCTGGATCGCGCTGAAGATCCGGGGAGCAGTCGAACGGGGATGGGTCGTGTCGCTCGACGGGCTGGGCGCGATCGCCTTCGGTCTCGGCTTGCTGTTGTTCTATCGCTTCGAGTTCGAGGCGTTCGTGTGGATGATCGGGATCTTCTCGGGAATGCTCGGCGCGCTGTTCCTGCTCGCGCACGCGTGGCTCGACGGATGA
- a CDS encoding ABC transporter transmembrane domain-containing protein, with product MAAPEPGTLLPRRVAGYVVAYSGRHQIGLAALSVAVFALAALPLELQRRLVNTLVDHGSFSTVMWLAGGYAGVALAEQVLKLLLNVYRGWVAEDSVRNLRSNVSLAAERTDRTGSTEEIGAQISMMLEEAEPIGGFTGISLSEPLLQAGILVSLIGYMVMLDWRLALLGLAFFLPQTVFVPLLQAGINRRARERILVKRSISAGVVDHVVARTAGWAWARGPIGRVFTLNMGIYRRKFTLNLLMNMMHHLGVASALCLGGWQVLAGRMEVGTVVAIVGGLGKLNDPWGDLVNWAREFAVVSVKYRLFSEFVNGLSRRTT from the coding sequence ATGGCAGCGCCTGAGCCCGGCACCTTGCTGCCGCGGCGGGTCGCCGGATACGTCGTAGCCTACTCGGGTCGCCATCAGATCGGTCTGGCCGCGCTTTCGGTGGCGGTCTTCGCGCTGGCCGCCCTGCCGCTCGAACTGCAGCGCCGCCTCGTGAATACGCTGGTCGACCACGGATCGTTCTCGACCGTGATGTGGCTGGCGGGCGGCTATGCAGGGGTCGCGCTCGCTGAGCAGGTCCTGAAACTCCTCCTCAACGTCTACCGCGGCTGGGTCGCCGAGGACTCGGTGAGAAACCTGCGGAGCAACGTGTCGCTGGCCGCCGAGCGGACCGATCGCACCGGCTCGACCGAGGAGATCGGAGCGCAGATATCGATGATGCTGGAGGAGGCCGAACCGATCGGCGGCTTCACCGGCATCAGTCTTTCGGAGCCGCTGTTGCAGGCGGGCATCCTGGTGAGCCTGATCGGATACATGGTCATGCTCGACTGGCGGCTGGCCCTGCTCGGCCTTGCGTTCTTCCTGCCGCAGACCGTCTTCGTGCCGCTCCTGCAGGCCGGTATCAACCGCAGGGCACGCGAGAGGATCCTCGTGAAGCGGAGCATAAGCGCCGGCGTGGTGGACCATGTCGTCGCCCGGACGGCGGGATGGGCCTGGGCCCGCGGGCCAATCGGCCGCGTCTTCACGCTCAACATGGGAATCTACCGGCGGAAGTTCACGCTCAACCTGCTGATGAACATGATGCACCACCTGGGCGTCGCCTCCGCCCTGTGTCTGGGCGGATGGCAGGTGCTGGCAGGCCGCATGGAGGTTGGGACCGTCGTGGCCATCGTCGGCGGCCTCGGCAAGCTCAACGATCCCTGGGGCGACCTGGTGAACTGGGCCCGCGAGTTTGCCGTCGTCAGCGTGAAATACCGGCTTTTCTCAGAGTTCGTGAACGGTCTTTCGCGGCGGACTACGTAG
- a CDS encoding translational machinery protein — translation MTHNHAIVWMDSKEAHVFHFNAVDVESEVLKAHNPFRKVHHKAGAIGSGHAAIELDFLDRIVDAVRGTTSWLLVGPGQAKLALVRHLEAHLPHDLKRLAGVEAMDHPTDGELVAHARRAFKAIDRMGGPVAEAGRTPQ, via the coding sequence ATGACGCACAATCACGCAATCGTCTGGATGGACAGCAAGGAAGCCCACGTCTTCCACTTCAACGCGGTGGACGTCGAAAGCGAGGTGCTCAAGGCGCACAATCCCTTCCGCAAGGTCCATCACAAGGCCGGCGCGATCGGGTCCGGCCATGCGGCGATCGAACTCGATTTCCTGGATCGCATCGTCGACGCCGTTCGCGGTACGACGAGCTGGCTTCTCGTCGGGCCCGGGCAGGCCAAGCTGGCGCTCGTCCGGCACCTGGAGGCACACCTTCCCCACGACCTGAAGCGGCTGGCCGGCGTCGAAGCGATGGATCACCCGACCGACGGCGAGTTGGTCGCCCATGCCCGGCGCGCCTTCAAGGCCATCGACCGTATGGGCGGCCCCGTTGCCGAGGCCGGTCGCACACCGCAGTGA
- a CDS encoding response regulator, translating to MGIEAPLVLVVDDDDAVRSALSFALHAEGFCVRSYASSAGLLAESIPCRNCLLITDYRMPEVDGLELIERLRGSKPDLPIILISGLVNRALRGRAARLGVSAVLEKPLSGPGLVETIQHIFHGSA from the coding sequence ATGGGAATCGAGGCGCCTCTTGTCCTGGTGGTGGACGACGACGATGCAGTGCGCAGCGCACTTTCTTTCGCTCTGCATGCGGAGGGCTTCTGCGTCCGCAGCTATGCCAGCTCCGCCGGACTCCTCGCCGAATCCATTCCCTGCCGGAACTGCCTTCTGATCACCGACTACAGGATGCCGGAGGTCGACGGGCTCGAACTCATCGAGCGCCTGCGCGGCAGCAAGCCCGACCTGCCGATCATCCTGATCAGCGGCCTGGTCAACCGGGCGCTGCGAGGCAGGGCCGCCCGGCTGGGCGTGAGTGCCGTGCTCGAGAAGCCTCTCAGCGGGCCGGGGCTCGTCGAGACGATCCAGCACATTTTCCATGGCAGCGCCTGA
- a CDS encoding class I SAM-dependent methyltransferase — protein MSLWQRLLGATLSGRRRHVFFDYSYQARERDWSMSPGVNTLTRKAYEQADEYKALLARFAGHRAWLEKIPVRAGANDPAPRWINGSFPALDAVSLYGLLALHNPSTYVEVGSGSSTRFARRAIQDHGLRTRIVSIDPQPRREIDAICDEVIRRPCEDVDMRFFADLPGDTLLFVDNSHRSFQNSDVTVFFMEILPVLRPGTIWGLHDIFFPLDYPQAWRGRFFNEQYLLMSYLMGGGGADRILLPNGLIFTSPALRPSALAIFEGPRFDGIEKHGGCFWMQRT, from the coding sequence ATGTCTCTGTGGCAACGCCTGCTTGGTGCGACACTGTCCGGCCGCCGCCGGCATGTCTTCTTCGATTACAGTTACCAGGCCCGCGAGCGGGACTGGAGCATGTCGCCCGGCGTCAACACCCTGACACGCAAGGCGTACGAGCAGGCGGACGAGTACAAGGCGCTGCTCGCCCGCTTTGCGGGCCATCGCGCCTGGCTCGAGAAGATTCCGGTCCGCGCCGGCGCGAACGATCCGGCGCCGCGCTGGATCAACGGCTCCTTTCCGGCCCTCGACGCCGTGTCACTCTACGGGCTGCTCGCCCTGCACAATCCCTCGACCTACGTCGAGGTGGGATCGGGCAGCTCGACCAGGTTCGCCCGCCGCGCGATCCAGGATCACGGCCTGCGCACCCGGATCGTCTCGATCGATCCGCAGCCACGCCGCGAGATCGACGCAATCTGCGACGAGGTGATCCGCCGCCCCTGCGAGGATGTCGACATGAGGTTCTTCGCCGACCTACCCGGCGACACGCTCCTCTTCGTCGACAATTCGCACCGCTCTTTCCAGAATTCCGACGTCACCGTCTTCTTCATGGAGATCCTGCCGGTGCTACGGCCCGGCACGATCTGGGGCCTGCACGACATCTTCTTCCCGCTAGACTATCCGCAGGCCTGGCGTGGCCGCTTCTTCAACGAGCAGTATCTACTGATGAGCTACCTGATGGGCGGCGGCGGCGCCGACCGGATCCTGCTGCCCAATGGGCTGATCTTCACCAGTCCGGCGCTTCGGCCTTCGGCGCTGGCGATCTTCGAGGGCCCCCGATTCGACGGCATCGAGAAGCATGGCGGCTGCTTCTGGATGCAACGCACGTGA
- a CDS encoding helix-turn-helix domain-containing protein: MQTTAIRPQHSTPAIVFKRSATPACRSGAIGLTQHFAKGDELFAEGDEADYFYKVVSGSIRSYKLLSDGRRQIDAFHLPGDIFGLEADSDHRFTAEAVEATSVIAFRRSRLVELTADDPAFGEQVMMSMMRSLERAQDHMLLLGRKTAQEKLASFLLEMAERLSQQDGHVVLPMQRADIADHLGLTIETVSRTLTQLARNHLIGLRSGSRDVDLCDIKGLRHLQGC, translated from the coding sequence ATGCAAACAACCGCCATTCGTCCGCAGCACTCGACCCCAGCGATCGTCTTCAAGCGCTCAGCCACCCCCGCATGTCGCTCCGGCGCGATCGGCCTCACGCAGCATTTCGCCAAGGGCGACGAGCTGTTCGCCGAAGGCGACGAGGCGGACTACTTCTACAAGGTCGTTTCGGGTTCGATCCGTTCCTACAAGCTGCTCAGCGACGGCCGGCGCCAGATCGACGCCTTCCACCTGCCCGGCGACATCTTCGGCCTGGAGGCCGACAGCGACCACCGCTTCACCGCCGAGGCCGTCGAGGCCACGTCCGTGATCGCCTTCCGCCGGTCCCGCCTCGTCGAACTGACAGCCGACGACCCCGCCTTCGGCGAGCAGGTCATGATGTCGATGATGCGCAGCCTCGAGCGGGCGCAGGACCACATGCTGCTGCTCGGCCGCAAGACGGCGCAGGAGAAGCTCGCCAGCTTCCTGCTGGAAATGGCGGAGCGGCTCTCGCAGCAGGACGGGCATGTCGTCCTGCCGATGCAGCGCGCCGACATCGCCGACCACCTCGGCCTCACCATCGAGACGGTGTCGCGCACCCTGACCCAGCTGGCGCGCAACCACCTCATCGGGCTGCGCTCGGGAAGCCGCGACGTGGACCTGTGCGACATCAAGGGACTGCGTCACCTCCAGGGCTGCTGA
- a CDS encoding shikimate dehydrogenase family protein, protein MNPAEPQLFNGLFQVNGATRLYGTIGDPIRQLRMTGVMPQVFAATGANAVWLPFEGGADLLPLMLDALTKMRNLGGFTVTIPHKTAIIDLLGRATPRARAAGSVNLVRRDPDGVLAGDNVDGVGFVRGLEAQGHRVKGASVWLVGLGGAGGGIAAALCEAGVGRLLVTEIDDARASTAIDRLLAHYPNVPVAEVQTPPKGIHIAINATPLGLRPDDPQSFDPVTLDADVVVADVIMSPVETPLLQRARTHARRIHHGRHMLDHQVPLYLDWFGIDAKGVDIIRLVRSIG, encoded by the coding sequence ATGAACCCGGCCGAACCCCAGCTCTTCAACGGCCTGTTCCAGGTCAACGGCGCCACGCGCCTCTACGGCACGATCGGCGATCCCATCCGCCAGCTCCGCATGACCGGCGTGATGCCCCAGGTCTTCGCCGCCACCGGCGCCAACGCGGTGTGGCTGCCGTTCGAGGGCGGCGCGGACCTGCTGCCGCTGATGCTCGATGCGCTGACCAAGATGCGCAATCTCGGCGGCTTCACCGTCACCATCCCGCACAAGACCGCGATCATCGACCTGCTGGGCCGCGCCACGCCGCGCGCCCGCGCGGCCGGCAGCGTCAACCTCGTGCGCCGCGATCCCGACGGCGTGCTGGCCGGCGACAATGTCGACGGTGTGGGCTTCGTGCGAGGGCTCGAGGCGCAGGGCCATCGCGTGAAAGGAGCCAGCGTCTGGCTGGTCGGCCTGGGCGGCGCCGGCGGCGGCATCGCGGCCGCGCTCTGCGAGGCCGGCGTCGGTCGCCTGCTCGTCACCGAGATCGACGACGCCCGCGCGAGCACGGCGATCGACAGGCTGCTCGCCCACTATCCCAACGTGCCGGTCGCCGAAGTGCAGACCCCACCCAAGGGTATCCACATCGCGATCAATGCGACGCCGCTCGGCCTGCGCCCCGACGATCCGCAGTCGTTCGATCCGGTGACGCTCGACGCCGATGTTGTCGTGGCCGATGTCATCATGAGCCCGGTCGAGACGCCCCTGCTCCAGCGCGCCCGCACGCACGCACGCCGCATCCATCACGGCCGGCACATGCTCGACCATCAGGTCCCGCTCTACCTCGACTGGTTCGGCATCGACGCCAAGGGCGTCGACATCATCCGGCTGGTCCGCTCGATCGGATGA